The DNA window CAACTCCGAGTAGTCTATGAACATGCAGATGAAGAATTACTTGATAAAACGAAAAAAATAATTCAATCCAAAAATCCAGATTTACTAGAAAAATTCAACACTATGGTAACGAAATTCGACAGAGATTAACATAAGGATTAAAAATGAACCAAACAGTAAATAATAAAAAATACTCTCTAGATAGTTTAGCAGAAATGAATCTAGAAGAGTTAGATTCATTGTATAAAGCTGGGACAGTCCCAGAAGATTTTCGGTCCGTTCATGGTAAACCGAAAGGAAGAATGTTAACTGTGCGACCAACCGATGGCACTCCCATATTTCATGCTTTAAAAGGAATTTCAGCGCATGGAGCATTTCCATGGGACGGTAAAAGTTTTTCCTACTCAGGCAAACAAACAGGACAAGGAATTAATCGAGTCAAACTTTTATTTTCTAATTTTGATTGGTTTCCATTTGAGATAAGAGTAGAATCATCCGTAATAGACAATAAACCATGCATTTTTTTAGACTACGAACGACCAGAAAATCCTTGGTTTATTGCAAAAATTCATGATGAAATTCGAGAAGTTTCGCCTGGAATATACATGGGTCCAGCAATGTGGAAAGAAAACAAAACAAGCCCCATTTTGGTATTATGGTTCGCGTTAGATTTTAATGATCAAAGTAATTAATCTTTCGATAAAAATGATTGCGGTTTAGATGGGTTATGCGAATTTAAGAACAATTCTTTTAATAGGAGTATTTTTATGAATTACGGCAAATTAGTATTATTCGGTTTTTTGATTCTTTTATTTAACTGCGCAAAAGAGGTAACACTTAGAAATGCGCCTATAAATGATGACAAAAAAGATCGTTCCATGGGAAATTATCCTGAAAACGCCAAATCAGGACATTGTTATGTTAAAACTAGCATACCAGCCGAGTATAAAACAGTAGAAGAAAAAGTTTTAGTTTCTGAAGCTACAAGCAAAATGGAAGACGTACCAGCTGAGATGGAAACCATCGAAGAAAAAATTATAGATAAACCCGGAAGTTCTCTTTGGAAAAAATCATCTGATGGTGATTTATATTGTTACGAAGAAATTCCGCCAACCTATAAAGTCATCAAAAAAGAAGTACAGAAATCCCCTGCTACTAGAAAATTAGTAACCGTTCCTGCAGAATACAAAACTGAGAAAAAAGAAATTGTAGTTAAAGAAGCAAAGAACGAATGGACTGAAGTACTTTGTGGAAATAACGCAAAACCAGAAATCATTGCTCAGTTACAAAAAAGCTTAAAAGAAAAAGGTTACTCTCCTGGAAATACTGACGGCAAGTTAGAACAAAATACGATGGACGCAATCAGTAAATACCAAAAAGAGAAAAATCTAAAACCAAGCAGTAACGGTCTTATCAATA is part of the Leptospiraceae bacterium genome and encodes:
- a CDS encoding peptidoglycan-binding protein produces the protein MNYGKLVLFGFLILLFNCAKEVTLRNAPINDDKKDRSMGNYPENAKSGHCYVKTSIPAEYKTVEEKVLVSEATSKMEDVPAEMETIEEKIIDKPGSSLWKKSSDGDLYCYEEIPPTYKVIKKEVQKSPATRKLVTVPAEYKTEKKEIVVKEAKNEWTEVLCGNNAKPEIIAQLQKSLKEKGYSPGNTDGKLEQNTMDAISKYQKEKNLKPSSNGLINMDTALSLGVKMPSGE